The Lebetimonas natsushimae DNA segment TTAATCCAAAATGTATTGAATATATACCTAAAACATACGAAAGGATAAATAATGATAGCTGAAGAACTGCAAAAGAGCTTGGGATATCAGTTTAAAAATGAAAAATTGATAACCGAGGCTCTTACCCACAGAAGTTACTCAAAAGATTTTAATAACGAAAGACTGGAATTCTTAGGCGATGCCGTAATGGATTTAATAGTAGGAGAATATCTTTTTTTTCTTTTTCCTGAGGCTGAAGAAGGATTTTTATCAAAACTAAGGGCTGCTCTTGTAAATGAGGAATCTTTTACAAAACTTGCAAAAAAACTAGATTTAGGAAAGTATCTAAAACTTTCTAATGCAGAAGAAAACAACGGAGGTAGGGAAAAACCTTCTATTATCTCAAGCGCATTTGAAGCGTTAATAGGAGCACTCTATTTGGAAGCAGGATTTGATAAAACCAAAGAAATTGCACTTAATCTGTTAAAAAAAGTATAT contains these protein-coding regions:
- the rnc gene encoding ribonuclease III, producing MIAEELQKSLGYQFKNEKLITEALTHRSYSKDFNNERLEFLGDAVMDLIVGEYLFFLFPEAEEGFLSKLRAALVNEESFTKLAKKLDLGKYLKLSNAEENNGGREKPSIISSAFEALIGALYLEAGFDKTKEIALNLLKKVYPEINPDELLKDYKTNLQEITQAYFGEVPEYRVINTTGPDHKKQFEIAVYIQGKKYASAKGKSKKVAQQEGAKKTIEILKKELNLK